In a genomic window of Drosophila albomicans strain 15112-1751.03 chromosome 4, ASM965048v2, whole genome shotgun sequence:
- the LOC117573157 gene encoding homeobox protein onecut isoform X2: MESISEIIDSETFCHQLVDESTEFIAVGPGRGDGCGGGHARELESDESTTSEAPAVLSNVMRKLIGAPTTPHDDNRIHSPDDETRSVVMVIDEMQNHNVETTYQLVPQQSLQLQGGRTLPLSSLLPIHQHQRPDRMVENCSPADFVSTDLSLDGLTVSTSSQIVAVKDEEEHRLVIVHGGEHCEISIDNPNSSHIDISRTISNINVIDELSSDGSEEVTLNQHHQQLLEEQHQHYNHQEEHQQYSHRLIHQQQDQQRRQQEASVQLGIGHHNNIEHHHRETLSVIVQTQVDVGADDEEEDVDDDDDDNDDEHDSPLALGSVDNSLEHSTYQTLTSVNNNHRISPPPFSPTSYATLTPIQPLPPISTMSDKFAYSGHISGSATSSSGNGNNSSINNCRINGRGSADGSSNDCASFSSLPSLPSAVPQQSGSLGSLSLSSLGRVQSPYSSLPYDKLPSLISPPPPLNYTQSPSHGIGGIVGSTSPVGAIAPVCEALSPHHNSTLRTSGNINNNQQTDHQTMNVICLSPGAPASIGDGGVDSNFKSSTFSKTHASQTRELLMATATSSSSTSDRCSQSRSRLQQLQQIPTPPMLSPHSVTASGSVMSISQQSSPHMNGGTVPSISVDLPVIDALSRRLSPIPPPARNDVSSISVANCDQNLGQSLEQQRPQLHQAGIKTAESNTNNGHVLANIPTGDHLNVCISQQQQQRHQPNGPLADQQQQPKSSTTSASNGTVISRTNTTINEMEEINTKELAQRISAELKRYSIPQAIFAQRVLCRSQGTLSDLLRNPKPWSKLKSGRETFRRMFKWLQEPEFQRMSALRLAAAQIPQRQSSGTTSTGSVCNITPTESNTPTSSSTVSNTVYLHAPSISANCMGNTSACASASESTGQSNSTNCRRKEEPQIEQMPQPKKPRLVFTDLQRRTLQAIFKETKRPSKEMQVTIARQLGLEPTTVGNFFMNARRRSMDKWREDDIKNNIQQMRNNHQQDEPDERESNIHEQSSLGHYENLHTTAISPLGTFDDDGEMDLDLENPDFLVDEHDDDDQDML, encoded by the exons ATGGAGTCGATAAGCGAAATAATCGATTCAGAAACGTTTTGTCATCAACTGGTTGATGAGTCAACTGAATTCATAGCAGTAGGCCCAGGACGAGGAGATGGCTGCGGAGGAGGACACGCACGTGAACTAGAAT CAGATGAAAGTACAACAAGTGAAGCGCCAGCAGTATTGAGCAATGTAATGCGAAAACTAATAGGCGCACCAACAACACCACATGATGATAACCGAATACATAGTCCAGATGATGAGACCAGATCTGTTGTAATGGTAATCGATGAGATGCAAAACCATAATGTGGAAACCACGTATCAACTAGTGCCCCAACAATCCTTGCAATTGCAGGGCGGAAGAACTTTACCTCTATCAAGCCTACTTCCGATACACCAACACCAGCGGCCTGATCGCATGGTTGAAAATTGTAGTCCAGCTGATTTTGTTAGCACGGATCTAAGTCTAGATGGTCTCACCGTGAGCACATCATCCCAAATAGTTGCTGTCAAAGACGAGGAGGAGCACAGATTGGTCATTGTCCATGGTGGCGAACACTGTGAGATTAGCATCGATAACCCGAATAGCTCCCATATCGATATATCCagaacaatttcaaatatcaATGTCATTGATGAGTTATCATCCGATGGCAGCGAGGAGGTCACACTAAatcagcatcatcaacagctTTTGGAAGAACAGCATCAACACTATAATCATCAGGAGGAGCATCAGCAATATAGTCATCGCCTTATCCATCAACAACAGGATCAGCAGCGTCGTCAACAAGAGGCGTCTGTTCAGTTGGGAATCGgtcatcataataatatagaACACCATCACAGGGAGACGTTATCAGTTATTGTGCAGACACAGGTCGATGTGGGCGCAGACGATGAAGAGGAGGATGtagacgacgatgatgatgataatgacgaTGAACACGATTCTCCCCTAGCTCTAGGCAGCGTTGACAATTCGTTGGAGCATAGCACGTATCAAACGTTGACTTCGGTTAATAACAATCACCGCATATCACCGCCACCATTTAGCCCGACATCGTATGCAACGTTGACGCCTATTCAACCGCTTCCACCCATCTCCACTATGTCCGATAAGTTTGCCTATTCGGGGCATATCTCTGGGAGTGCTACATCGTCATCTGGAAACGGCAATAATAGCAGTATCAATAACTGTCGCATTAATGGCAGAGGCTCTGCCGATGGTTCCAGTAATGATTGTGCCTCATTTAGCAGTTTGCCTAGCTTACCTTCAGCCGTTCCACAACAGAGCGGATCACTGGGAAGCCTGAGTTTAAGCAGTTTGGGTAGAGTTCAATCGCCTTACTCTTCCTTACCCTATGACAAGCTACCATCGTTGATTTCTCCTCCGCCGCCTCTTAACTATACACAATCACCGTCCCATGGCATAGGTGGCATAGTGGGATCCACTTCACCTGTTGGAGCGATAGCGCCTGTTTGCGAAGCACTTTCACCACACCACAATTCCACGTTAAGGACTTCTGGCAATAttaacaacaatcaacaaacTGATCACCAGACTATGAATGTCATTTGCTTGTCACCAGGGGCTCCAGCTAGCATAGGAGATGGTGGCGTTGACAGCAATTTTAAGTCATCTACCTTTAGCAAAACACATGCATCCCAGACGCGTGAACTTTTGATGGCCACTGCAACCTCTTCATCGTCAACAAGCGATCGCTGTTCCCAATCGCGCTCACGATTGcagcaattacaacaaatcCCCACGCCCCCTATGCTAAGTCCGCATTCCGTTACTGCTAGCGGCTCGGTAATGTCAATATCTCAGCAATCATCACCGCACATGAATGGCGGAACAGTTCCAAGTATTTCGGTTGATTTGCCCGTCATTGATGCCCTTTCGCGACGCCTATCACCTATTCCGCCACCGGCTAGAAATGATGTTTCCTCAATTTCTGTTGCTAATTGCGATCAAAACTTGGGTCAAAGCCTAGAGCAACAGCGACCACAACTACACCAGGCTGGCATCAAAACCGCGGAGAGTAACACAAATAACGGTCACGTTCTAGCCAATATTCCAACTGGCGACCATCTGAACGTATGCATaagtcagcagcaacagcaaagacaTCAGCCGAATGGACCTCTCGctgatcagcagcagcagccaaaatcatcaacaacatcTGCATCTAATGGCACTGTCATTTCTCGCACTAACACTACTATCAATGAAATGGAGGAGATCAACACTAAAGAGCTCGCTCAGCGAATTTCCGCAGAGTTAAAGCGTTACAGCATACCACAGGCTATATTTGCTCAGCGCGTACTGTGCCGCTCGCAAGGCACTCTCTCCGATTTATTGCGCAACCCTAAGCCATGGTCGAAATTGAAATCCGGCCGTGAAACTTTTCGGCGAATGTTCAAGTGGTTGCAGGAGCCGGAGTTTCAACGTATGTCGGCATTACGTCTAGCCGCTGCTCAGATACCGCAGCGTCAATCTAGTGGAACTACATCAACAGGCTCCGTGTGCAATATTACACCAACGGAATCAAACACACCGACATCATCGTCAACGGTATCCAACACTGTATATCTACATGCTCCGAGCATTTCGGCAAACT GTATGGGAAATACATCAGCATGCGCATCAGCTTCCGAGTCTACTGGACAAAGTAATTCTACAAACTGTCGACGTAAGGAGGAACCACAGATAGAACAAATGCCTCAACCAAAGAAGCCCCGTTTGGTATTTACCGATCTGCAGCGACGAACATTACAAGCTATTTTCAAG GAAACAAAAAGGCCTTCAAAAGAAATGCAAGTGACGATTGCGCGTCAACTTGGACTAGAGCCCACAACCGTGGGTAATTTCTTTATGAATGCCCGTCGACGATCGATGGATAAGTGGCGAGAAGatgacattaaaaataatatacaacaaatgcGTAATAATCATCAGCAAGACGAGCCCGACGAGCGGGAATCGAATATTCACGAACAGTCGTCGCTTGGACACTACGAGAACCTTCATACAACAGCTATATCGCCGCTTGGCACTTTTGACGATGATGGAGAAATGGATTTGGATCTAGAAAATCCCGATTTTCTTGTCGATGaacacgatgatgatgatcaagaCATGTTGTGA
- the LOC117573157 gene encoding homeobox protein onecut isoform X3 gives MESISEIIDSETFCHQLVDESTEFIAVGPGRGDGCGGGHARELEYESTTSEAPAVLSNVMRKLIGAPTTPHDDNRIHSPDDETRSVVMVIDEMQNHNVETTYQLVPQQSLQLQGGRTLPLSSLLPIHQHQRPDRMVENCSPADFVSTDLSLDGLTVSTSSQIVAVKDEEEHRLVIVHGGEHCEISIDNPNSSHIDISRTISNINVIDELSSDGSEEVTLNQHHQQLLEEQHQHYNHQEEHQQYSHRLIHQQQDQQRRQQEASVQLGIGHHNNIEHHHRETLSVIVQTQVDVGADDEEEDVDDDDDDNDDEHDSPLALGSVDNSLEHSTYQTLTSVNNNHRISPPPFSPTSYATLTPIQPLPPISTMSDKFAYSGHISGSATSSSGNGNNSSINNCRINGRGSADGSSNDCASFSSLPSLPSAVPQQSGSLGSLSLSSLGRVQSPYSSLPYDKLPSLISPPPPLNYTQSPSHGIGGIVGSTSPVGAIAPVCEALSPHHNSTLRTSGNINNNQQTDHQTMNVICLSPGAPASIGDGGVDSNFKSSTFSKTHASQTRELLMATATSSSSTSDRCSQSRSRLQQLQQIPTPPMLSPHSVTASGSVMSISQQSSPHMNGGTVPSISVDLPVIDALSRRLSPIPPPARNDVSSISVANCDQNLGQSLEQQRPQLHQAGIKTAESNTNNGHVLANIPTGDHLNVCISQQQQQRHQPNGPLADQQQQPKSSTTSASNGTVISRTNTTINEMEEINTKELAQRISAELKRYSIPQAIFAQRVLCRSQGTLSDLLRNPKPWSKLKSGRETFRRMFKWLQEPEFQRMSALRLAAAQIPQRQSSGTTSTGSVCNITPTESNTPTSSSTVSNTVYLHAPSISANCMGNTSACASASESTGQSNSTNCRRKEEPQIEQMPQPKKPRLVFTDLQRRTLQAIFKETKRPSKEMQVTIARQLGLEPTTVGNFFMNARRRSMDKWREDDIKNNIQQMRNNHQQDEPDERESNIHEQSSLGHYENLHTTAISPLGTFDDDGEMDLDLENPDFLVDEHDDDDQDML, from the exons ATGGAGTCGATAAGCGAAATAATCGATTCAGAAACGTTTTGTCATCAACTGGTTGATGAGTCAACTGAATTCATAGCAGTAGGCCCAGGACGAGGAGATGGCTGCGGAGGAGGACACGCACGTGAACTAGAAT ATGAAAGTACAACAAGTGAAGCGCCAGCAGTATTGAGCAATGTAATGCGAAAACTAATAGGCGCACCAACAACACCACATGATGATAACCGAATACATAGTCCAGATGATGAGACCAGATCTGTTGTAATGGTAATCGATGAGATGCAAAACCATAATGTGGAAACCACGTATCAACTAGTGCCCCAACAATCCTTGCAATTGCAGGGCGGAAGAACTTTACCTCTATCAAGCCTACTTCCGATACACCAACACCAGCGGCCTGATCGCATGGTTGAAAATTGTAGTCCAGCTGATTTTGTTAGCACGGATCTAAGTCTAGATGGTCTCACCGTGAGCACATCATCCCAAATAGTTGCTGTCAAAGACGAGGAGGAGCACAGATTGGTCATTGTCCATGGTGGCGAACACTGTGAGATTAGCATCGATAACCCGAATAGCTCCCATATCGATATATCCagaacaatttcaaatatcaATGTCATTGATGAGTTATCATCCGATGGCAGCGAGGAGGTCACACTAAatcagcatcatcaacagctTTTGGAAGAACAGCATCAACACTATAATCATCAGGAGGAGCATCAGCAATATAGTCATCGCCTTATCCATCAACAACAGGATCAGCAGCGTCGTCAACAAGAGGCGTCTGTTCAGTTGGGAATCGgtcatcataataatatagaACACCATCACAGGGAGACGTTATCAGTTATTGTGCAGACACAGGTCGATGTGGGCGCAGACGATGAAGAGGAGGATGtagacgacgatgatgatgataatgacgaTGAACACGATTCTCCCCTAGCTCTAGGCAGCGTTGACAATTCGTTGGAGCATAGCACGTATCAAACGTTGACTTCGGTTAATAACAATCACCGCATATCACCGCCACCATTTAGCCCGACATCGTATGCAACGTTGACGCCTATTCAACCGCTTCCACCCATCTCCACTATGTCCGATAAGTTTGCCTATTCGGGGCATATCTCTGGGAGTGCTACATCGTCATCTGGAAACGGCAATAATAGCAGTATCAATAACTGTCGCATTAATGGCAGAGGCTCTGCCGATGGTTCCAGTAATGATTGTGCCTCATTTAGCAGTTTGCCTAGCTTACCTTCAGCCGTTCCACAACAGAGCGGATCACTGGGAAGCCTGAGTTTAAGCAGTTTGGGTAGAGTTCAATCGCCTTACTCTTCCTTACCCTATGACAAGCTACCATCGTTGATTTCTCCTCCGCCGCCTCTTAACTATACACAATCACCGTCCCATGGCATAGGTGGCATAGTGGGATCCACTTCACCTGTTGGAGCGATAGCGCCTGTTTGCGAAGCACTTTCACCACACCACAATTCCACGTTAAGGACTTCTGGCAATAttaacaacaatcaacaaacTGATCACCAGACTATGAATGTCATTTGCTTGTCACCAGGGGCTCCAGCTAGCATAGGAGATGGTGGCGTTGACAGCAATTTTAAGTCATCTACCTTTAGCAAAACACATGCATCCCAGACGCGTGAACTTTTGATGGCCACTGCAACCTCTTCATCGTCAACAAGCGATCGCTGTTCCCAATCGCGCTCACGATTGcagcaattacaacaaatcCCCACGCCCCCTATGCTAAGTCCGCATTCCGTTACTGCTAGCGGCTCGGTAATGTCAATATCTCAGCAATCATCACCGCACATGAATGGCGGAACAGTTCCAAGTATTTCGGTTGATTTGCCCGTCATTGATGCCCTTTCGCGACGCCTATCACCTATTCCGCCACCGGCTAGAAATGATGTTTCCTCAATTTCTGTTGCTAATTGCGATCAAAACTTGGGTCAAAGCCTAGAGCAACAGCGACCACAACTACACCAGGCTGGCATCAAAACCGCGGAGAGTAACACAAATAACGGTCACGTTCTAGCCAATATTCCAACTGGCGACCATCTGAACGTATGCATaagtcagcagcaacagcaaagacaTCAGCCGAATGGACCTCTCGctgatcagcagcagcagccaaaatcatcaacaacatcTGCATCTAATGGCACTGTCATTTCTCGCACTAACACTACTATCAATGAAATGGAGGAGATCAACACTAAAGAGCTCGCTCAGCGAATTTCCGCAGAGTTAAAGCGTTACAGCATACCACAGGCTATATTTGCTCAGCGCGTACTGTGCCGCTCGCAAGGCACTCTCTCCGATTTATTGCGCAACCCTAAGCCATGGTCGAAATTGAAATCCGGCCGTGAAACTTTTCGGCGAATGTTCAAGTGGTTGCAGGAGCCGGAGTTTCAACGTATGTCGGCATTACGTCTAGCCGCTGCTCAGATACCGCAGCGTCAATCTAGTGGAACTACATCAACAGGCTCCGTGTGCAATATTACACCAACGGAATCAAACACACCGACATCATCGTCAACGGTATCCAACACTGTATATCTACATGCTCCGAGCATTTCGGCAAACT GTATGGGAAATACATCAGCATGCGCATCAGCTTCCGAGTCTACTGGACAAAGTAATTCTACAAACTGTCGACGTAAGGAGGAACCACAGATAGAACAAATGCCTCAACCAAAGAAGCCCCGTTTGGTATTTACCGATCTGCAGCGACGAACATTACAAGCTATTTTCAAG GAAACAAAAAGGCCTTCAAAAGAAATGCAAGTGACGATTGCGCGTCAACTTGGACTAGAGCCCACAACCGTGGGTAATTTCTTTATGAATGCCCGTCGACGATCGATGGATAAGTGGCGAGAAGatgacattaaaaataatatacaacaaatgcGTAATAATCATCAGCAAGACGAGCCCGACGAGCGGGAATCGAATATTCACGAACAGTCGTCGCTTGGACACTACGAGAACCTTCATACAACAGCTATATCGCCGCTTGGCACTTTTGACGATGATGGAGAAATGGATTTGGATCTAGAAAATCCCGATTTTCTTGTCGATGaacacgatgatgatgatcaagaCATGTTGTGA
- the LOC117573157 gene encoding homeobox protein onecut isoform X1: protein MESISEIIDSETFCHQLVDESTEFIAVGPGRGDGCGGGHARELECECENVETLVVKGGIKYLQYSADESTTSEAPAVLSNVMRKLIGAPTTPHDDNRIHSPDDETRSVVMVIDEMQNHNVETTYQLVPQQSLQLQGGRTLPLSSLLPIHQHQRPDRMVENCSPADFVSTDLSLDGLTVSTSSQIVAVKDEEEHRLVIVHGGEHCEISIDNPNSSHIDISRTISNINVIDELSSDGSEEVTLNQHHQQLLEEQHQHYNHQEEHQQYSHRLIHQQQDQQRRQQEASVQLGIGHHNNIEHHHRETLSVIVQTQVDVGADDEEEDVDDDDDDNDDEHDSPLALGSVDNSLEHSTYQTLTSVNNNHRISPPPFSPTSYATLTPIQPLPPISTMSDKFAYSGHISGSATSSSGNGNNSSINNCRINGRGSADGSSNDCASFSSLPSLPSAVPQQSGSLGSLSLSSLGRVQSPYSSLPYDKLPSLISPPPPLNYTQSPSHGIGGIVGSTSPVGAIAPVCEALSPHHNSTLRTSGNINNNQQTDHQTMNVICLSPGAPASIGDGGVDSNFKSSTFSKTHASQTRELLMATATSSSSTSDRCSQSRSRLQQLQQIPTPPMLSPHSVTASGSVMSISQQSSPHMNGGTVPSISVDLPVIDALSRRLSPIPPPARNDVSSISVANCDQNLGQSLEQQRPQLHQAGIKTAESNTNNGHVLANIPTGDHLNVCISQQQQQRHQPNGPLADQQQQPKSSTTSASNGTVISRTNTTINEMEEINTKELAQRISAELKRYSIPQAIFAQRVLCRSQGTLSDLLRNPKPWSKLKSGRETFRRMFKWLQEPEFQRMSALRLAAAQIPQRQSSGTTSTGSVCNITPTESNTPTSSSTVSNTVYLHAPSISANCMGNTSACASASESTGQSNSTNCRRKEEPQIEQMPQPKKPRLVFTDLQRRTLQAIFKETKRPSKEMQVTIARQLGLEPTTVGNFFMNARRRSMDKWREDDIKNNIQQMRNNHQQDEPDERESNIHEQSSLGHYENLHTTAISPLGTFDDDGEMDLDLENPDFLVDEHDDDDQDML from the exons ATGGAGTCGATAAGCGAAATAATCGATTCAGAAACGTTTTGTCATCAACTGGTTGATGAGTCAACTGAATTCATAGCAGTAGGCCCAGGACGAGGAGATGGCTGCGGAGGAGGACACGCACGTGAACTAGAATGTGAGTGTGAAAATGTTGAAACCCTTGTTGTAAAGGGAGGAATAAAGTATCTACAATATTCAGCAGATGAAAGTACAACAAGTGAAGCGCCAGCAGTATTGAGCAATGTAATGCGAAAACTAATAGGCGCACCAACAACACCACATGATGATAACCGAATACATAGTCCAGATGATGAGACCAGATCTGTTGTAATGGTAATCGATGAGATGCAAAACCATAATGTGGAAACCACGTATCAACTAGTGCCCCAACAATCCTTGCAATTGCAGGGCGGAAGAACTTTACCTCTATCAAGCCTACTTCCGATACACCAACACCAGCGGCCTGATCGCATGGTTGAAAATTGTAGTCCAGCTGATTTTGTTAGCACGGATCTAAGTCTAGATGGTCTCACCGTGAGCACATCATCCCAAATAGTTGCTGTCAAAGACGAGGAGGAGCACAGATTGGTCATTGTCCATGGTGGCGAACACTGTGAGATTAGCATCGATAACCCGAATAGCTCCCATATCGATATATCCagaacaatttcaaatatcaATGTCATTGATGAGTTATCATCCGATGGCAGCGAGGAGGTCACACTAAatcagcatcatcaacagctTTTGGAAGAACAGCATCAACACTATAATCATCAGGAGGAGCATCAGCAATATAGTCATCGCCTTATCCATCAACAACAGGATCAGCAGCGTCGTCAACAAGAGGCGTCTGTTCAGTTGGGAATCGgtcatcataataatatagaACACCATCACAGGGAGACGTTATCAGTTATTGTGCAGACACAGGTCGATGTGGGCGCAGACGATGAAGAGGAGGATGtagacgacgatgatgatgataatgacgaTGAACACGATTCTCCCCTAGCTCTAGGCAGCGTTGACAATTCGTTGGAGCATAGCACGTATCAAACGTTGACTTCGGTTAATAACAATCACCGCATATCACCGCCACCATTTAGCCCGACATCGTATGCAACGTTGACGCCTATTCAACCGCTTCCACCCATCTCCACTATGTCCGATAAGTTTGCCTATTCGGGGCATATCTCTGGGAGTGCTACATCGTCATCTGGAAACGGCAATAATAGCAGTATCAATAACTGTCGCATTAATGGCAGAGGCTCTGCCGATGGTTCCAGTAATGATTGTGCCTCATTTAGCAGTTTGCCTAGCTTACCTTCAGCCGTTCCACAACAGAGCGGATCACTGGGAAGCCTGAGTTTAAGCAGTTTGGGTAGAGTTCAATCGCCTTACTCTTCCTTACCCTATGACAAGCTACCATCGTTGATTTCTCCTCCGCCGCCTCTTAACTATACACAATCACCGTCCCATGGCATAGGTGGCATAGTGGGATCCACTTCACCTGTTGGAGCGATAGCGCCTGTTTGCGAAGCACTTTCACCACACCACAATTCCACGTTAAGGACTTCTGGCAATAttaacaacaatcaacaaacTGATCACCAGACTATGAATGTCATTTGCTTGTCACCAGGGGCTCCAGCTAGCATAGGAGATGGTGGCGTTGACAGCAATTTTAAGTCATCTACCTTTAGCAAAACACATGCATCCCAGACGCGTGAACTTTTGATGGCCACTGCAACCTCTTCATCGTCAACAAGCGATCGCTGTTCCCAATCGCGCTCACGATTGcagcaattacaacaaatcCCCACGCCCCCTATGCTAAGTCCGCATTCCGTTACTGCTAGCGGCTCGGTAATGTCAATATCTCAGCAATCATCACCGCACATGAATGGCGGAACAGTTCCAAGTATTTCGGTTGATTTGCCCGTCATTGATGCCCTTTCGCGACGCCTATCACCTATTCCGCCACCGGCTAGAAATGATGTTTCCTCAATTTCTGTTGCTAATTGCGATCAAAACTTGGGTCAAAGCCTAGAGCAACAGCGACCACAACTACACCAGGCTGGCATCAAAACCGCGGAGAGTAACACAAATAACGGTCACGTTCTAGCCAATATTCCAACTGGCGACCATCTGAACGTATGCATaagtcagcagcaacagcaaagacaTCAGCCGAATGGACCTCTCGctgatcagcagcagcagccaaaatcatcaacaacatcTGCATCTAATGGCACTGTCATTTCTCGCACTAACACTACTATCAATGAAATGGAGGAGATCAACACTAAAGAGCTCGCTCAGCGAATTTCCGCAGAGTTAAAGCGTTACAGCATACCACAGGCTATATTTGCTCAGCGCGTACTGTGCCGCTCGCAAGGCACTCTCTCCGATTTATTGCGCAACCCTAAGCCATGGTCGAAATTGAAATCCGGCCGTGAAACTTTTCGGCGAATGTTCAAGTGGTTGCAGGAGCCGGAGTTTCAACGTATGTCGGCATTACGTCTAGCCGCTGCTCAGATACCGCAGCGTCAATCTAGTGGAACTACATCAACAGGCTCCGTGTGCAATATTACACCAACGGAATCAAACACACCGACATCATCGTCAACGGTATCCAACACTGTATATCTACATGCTCCGAGCATTTCGGCAAACT GTATGGGAAATACATCAGCATGCGCATCAGCTTCCGAGTCTACTGGACAAAGTAATTCTACAAACTGTCGACGTAAGGAGGAACCACAGATAGAACAAATGCCTCAACCAAAGAAGCCCCGTTTGGTATTTACCGATCTGCAGCGACGAACATTACAAGCTATTTTCAAG GAAACAAAAAGGCCTTCAAAAGAAATGCAAGTGACGATTGCGCGTCAACTTGGACTAGAGCCCACAACCGTGGGTAATTTCTTTATGAATGCCCGTCGACGATCGATGGATAAGTGGCGAGAAGatgacattaaaaataatatacaacaaatgcGTAATAATCATCAGCAAGACGAGCCCGACGAGCGGGAATCGAATATTCACGAACAGTCGTCGCTTGGACACTACGAGAACCTTCATACAACAGCTATATCGCCGCTTGGCACTTTTGACGATGATGGAGAAATGGATTTGGATCTAGAAAATCCCGATTTTCTTGTCGATGaacacgatgatgatgatcaagaCATGTTGTGA